Genomic segment of Clostridiales bacterium:
ACTCGGCGAGGCGAGCTGTTTGTGGTCTTGCTCATAGGCGGGGACAAGTCCTCGCAGGATAAGGACATCGCCAAGGCCAAGCAGTTGGCCGCCGGACTCGGAGAGGATGACTGAGATGGCGCACACGAAGACGAAGCTGTTCGACGCAGTCGACTACCTCAAGACCGAAGACGATATGATCGGCTACCTTGAGGCCGCGTTCGAGGAAGACGATCCACGTGTGGTTGCGGCTGCTCTCGGCGACATCGCCCGGGCCAAAGGAATGAGCCAGGTGGCGCGCGAGGCCGGACTGGGGCGCGAGTCGCTCTATAGGTCGCTCTCTGCTGAGGGTAACCCTGAGCTCGGCACGATCATGAAGGTCATGCGCTCACTAGGACTGAGTCTCCACGCTCGTAGGTGCGCTTAGCCGTCAATGACTAACAAAGGCATCGACGCAGACAAACCGGTCGTGTGAGGTATTCGCGACTTGGAATCCAGGCGTGGCCGGATTGCTGGTCATACCTAGCACGTTGGACATGCAAGAGACTGGGCACCACCGCAGCTACGATGTATACTCACGATGTACATTCATCGGAGGTGCATCATGCGGCG
This window contains:
- a CDS encoding putative addiction module antidote protein codes for the protein MAHTKTKLFDAVDYLKTEDDMIGYLEAAFEEDDPRVVAAALGDIARAKGMSQVAREAGLGRESLYRSLSAEGNPELGTIMKVMRSLGLSLHARRCA